DNA sequence from the Candidatus Fluviicola riflensis genome:
TCCAGCTGTAATCGAGGATACTTGGATTTTGTTGAGCGTTGATCACGTAACTTGCGCCAACGCATATAATCGTATCGAGCACCTGTGTGTAAACGCCTGCCGGGTAATAAATATCTGCCGTTAACACCGTTCCACATGCGTTATCAGTAAACGTGACCGTATAAGTTCCCGGAACGGTTGTGGATATCGAAGGATTCAGCACATTCGGAGAAGGGCTAAAGTGAATACATGTATCAACAGCCGACCAAACACCGCCATCGAAAGCAGTCGTTCCCTGAACGTTGAAATTCTGGTAACAAGCCAATGTATCCGGGAAAATTGTTGGTTGAGGAAGTGTGTACAAAATAACTGTTGTATCATAGCTGCAACCGAAATCGTCTGTTACATTGTACGTATAACTGTGTGGACCCGGAGTTGTAGGAATTACGACAATCGCCGTGTCACCTTGACCAGCAACAATCGTTGGATCGTTTGACCAGAAGTCTGACACAATAACGTTTTGGTATCCTGCCAATCCCGGTTGCAATGACGGATCGAAATACAATCCCCATTCGAAGATATACCCATCATCAATTCCAAGATTATCCTGAACAATAATCGTCCAGTCGCCGTTTACCGGACATCCGATAAAATCATCGAAATTTCCATCGGGTAAATAAACACCATTCGGGTTCATGGATTGATTCCCCGGAGTAACGGTTGTAGCCACCGTGTTTCCGGCTGCCAATTCATCTCCCATTGTCTGGAAGTCGTTGAACAATGTTGAGAAACAGTACGTCCACCCGATTCCCGGCACACCATTACCATTAATATCATCAGCATCACCAAGGAATGTTCCGCCGCCGCCAAAACCTCCTGGAATAAATCCGGGGTTATAGGAATTCACCAGCGAAACTGTAGTTCCGTTCGGACATTCCAAAGCAATTTCAAGGTCACCCAAATAGGTGTGTTCCATCGTAATACAAACCTGGTTCAAATCGGTACCGGCACCGATTACTGCGCCATTCGGGAAACCGGTAATAGAAACCGGCGCCTGGTATTGCGCTCCTGAACCATCAGGCAGGTAAGTCAATCCGGCGAAAGCGCCACCTAAGTTAAATTCTCCACCAGGAATAACTGTTCCTACGGTATCTGTTGGCGTCACACCTCCGATGAGTTCGGTTTGCTGGCCTAAACAGACAGTATCCTCCAATGGGCCTGTCCCTGCAAATATCGGCAGGATACTCACCCTTACTTTTGAAACAATACGGTATGATTGCGGGAAAATATCTGTGATTTTCAAATCGACCAAAAACCCATTTCGCGTTGGTGGTACAAACCAGATTGAATCATTATTCGGGAAGCTCATCCCGGCACCACTGATATTCCAGTCATAGACAACATTTGTCAGATTTTGAGAATATCCGTATCCGGTGTTTTCCATTGAATAAGGAAAGATCGGCGTTGCAACCAATAAGATACTATCACCCAAACACACATCTACAAAACCGGTATCCAACGGACTCAACTCATTCGTAGCTCCATTGTTTACATAAGCTTCCATGTGTGCTTCAAACGGCTGATTCGGGCTGCCACAGGTAACATTTCCAACCCAACCGGCAGTTTCATTGGCACCATCGGTTACAAACACTACTGTTAAACAACCGGTAGGATTGTTCCAGGTAGCCTGGTGTGTAAATCCGTTGGGATCTGTTCCGCTGTTGTGGGCACCCAATAAAGGATAGGTCGCATCCGGTCCGTCATATACATAAATCGTATCTGAAGGATCTACATCGAACGAAAACCCTGCATTGATAGCGAAAACAATCGTTGCTTTGGTTCCCAATGTCAAATCAGGACAAATAGTGATCGTATCGTTGTAGTTAGGTCCGTAGTTTGCCGCACCGCCCTGGTCGAACCAGTTTTGCGCAGAACCATCGCTGTAAACGTCACAGTCCATCGGGTTATTCTGTGGAAAACCAGGATCTGACATTGAAAATTGTGACCAACCGGCGCAGGCAAGCATCAAGCTGATTCCGAGGAGTATAAAATTCTTCATCTGCACTTATTTAGTTGTTTTCATTTCTTGTTGTAACATAAAAACCGATTTCACCATCAGCATTTTTTCAGTTCCTGTAATGCGGAAATACTGATTTGCGGTTTGGATAGAAAGCCCCATTTTAACCGGGTCAATTAAGCTCGCTTTTTCCATGGTAATTTCACCGTTTAATTTGGCAGATTCTTTTCCTTTCGGAAAGTCCATAATTGTACTACCATGTGTTTCGGCAAACTTCAGCAATTTTGCATGTTCTTCAGGTGAATCAACTGCAATTTGCTCCATCGTTTTTACTTCTTTGGCGGTTTCCCTGATTTCCGTTTGGGCAAAGGATAATCCTGCAAAAACAAAAATAGCGGAAACAAGCAACGTAATTTTTTTCATCTTGATCGGGTTTTAAGCTTTAGACTTGCAACCATTGTTATAAGTTGCACGAGATCGTGTAAAACTAGTAAAAAAAAAATCGTTTCAGGAGGGAGAATAACATTAGTTTTGTAGCGTCAAAATTTCAAATCCTTATGGAAATCCAACAATTAACGGCAATTGCCAGTCAAGTCAGAAGAGATATTTTACGCATGGTCGCAGGCGCCAATTCCGGGCACCCGGGTGGATCGCTTGGCTGTGCCGATTTTTTAACTGTTCTGTACTTTGACATAATGCACCACAAACCCGATTCATTCTCAATGGACGGAAAAGGAGAAGACCTGTTCTTTTTGTCGAACGGGCACATTTCTCCGGTTTGGTACAGCGTTTTGGCACGTTCGGGGTATTTTCCGGCTGATGAATTGAGTACATTCCGTAAGTTGAACGCCCGTTTGCAGGGTCATCCGAGTACTGATAAAAAAATACCAGGGGTTCGTGTGGCTTCCGGTTCATTGGGACAGGGACTTTCTGTAGCACTTGGTGCCGCTCAAACTAAAAAACTGAACAACGATCCTTCATTGGTTTATACGCTGCATGGCGACGGTGAATTGCAGGAAGGACAAATCTGGGAAGCAGCTATGTATGCGGCCGCTAATAAGGTAGATAATGTGATTGCAACGATCGACTACAACGGCCGCCAGATCGACGGTGACGTAGAAGTTGTATTGTCGCTTGGCAACCTGGCACAAAAGTGGCAGGCTTTTGGTTGGGAAGTTCTTGAAATGGACGGACACAACATTCCGGAGATCATTGAAACGATGAATAAAGCAAAAAAAATGTCACGAAACGGGAAACCAATCGTTATCATCATGAAAACCGAAATGGGACAAGGTGTTGATTTCATGATGGGTTCACATAAATGGCATGGTGTAGCGCCAAATCCGGAACAATTGGCAAGCGCTATGACCCAGTTGGAAGAAACGTTGGGAGATTATTAAAATATGAAAATAGTACGCGTTGTTATTATATTCTTAGTGTTCTTCGCCTCAAAGGCGCAAGCACAGGAATTGACACGCGTTTTATTCATCCTGGATGCGTCCA
Encoded proteins:
- a CDS encoding transketolase, yielding MEIQQLTAIASQVRRDILRMVAGANSGHPGGSLGCADFLTVLYFDIMHHKPDSFSMDGKGEDLFFLSNGHISPVWYSVLARSGYFPADELSTFRKLNARLQGHPSTDKKIPGVRVASGSLGQGLSVALGAAQTKKLNNDPSLVYTLHGDGELQEGQIWEAAMYAAANKVDNVIATIDYNGRQIDGDVEVVLSLGNLAQKWQAFGWEVLEMDGHNIPEIIETMNKAKKMSRNGKPIVIIMKTEMGQGVDFMMGSHKWHGVAPNPEQLASAMTQLEETLGDY